A region from the uncultured Holophaga sp. genome encodes:
- a CDS encoding tetratricopeptide repeat protein, protein MQQVPSPLLGVETPSALRRHRVWPPWAMALLLVLAVLLAYSNSLHSPFTYDDYCDVLDQYTIRHLWPLRDVLILPGKGWLNRPLVTLSFALNYAFGGVRPFGFHLVNLAVHLLASLTLLGVVRRTLLLPCFQERFKDQISALALGIAALWALHPLVTESVSYITQRYESVVSLLILATFYAFLRSLESRKLLWQVLAVLACALALQSKEIAVSLPLLVLCFDRAFVAGSFRGAMRERRWFYLGLVLTWLPFLYVQLHAAPRTFAASGYTMPWWKYALNQPRVVLHYLRMVIWPHPLVFDYFWQPTTSWKPLAPGIVAALVLLGFTIWAFFKRPRLAFLPLLFLAILAPTSSVMPILDLAVEHRMYLPLVPALVALVLVVHAGLRVVRERWGARLAWMNFLVAALFAAILATLGILTYLRNEDYKDPLDLWYSVILASPHNPRGHNNYAYQLIERGRLQEAIQEYGKAVQIAPGTPLFESNYGLSLGKAGRYQEGLEHLRIAVQRDPGTPAYLDNLGVVLLMKGSVANAEICFQTALGMDSKDGTALAGMSSVMQAKRDLPQAKVYILRALEADPYNPGLWEQKAYILSDLGDREGARAAFRQTLRAMFSAEKICSLAWAIHQRGYDLEALAALDQVDRMVPGHLRARMERAWILAASADAGIRNGAEAARLAQGVLEAQQGVRTPEILDLVAVAYASAGRFEEAVALVQEGLSKSKDQRESWVPILQAHLALFSVNKPVVEAPYVSPAKRGAKS, encoded by the coding sequence ATGCAGCAGGTCCCATCCCCTCTTCTTGGTGTGGAGACGCCCTCCGCCCTCCGTCGCCACCGGGTCTGGCCCCCCTGGGCTATGGCCCTGCTCTTGGTCCTGGCTGTGCTTCTGGCCTACTCCAACAGTTTGCACAGCCCTTTTACCTATGATGACTATTGCGATGTACTTGACCAGTACACCATCCGCCACCTCTGGCCCCTCCGGGATGTCCTCATCCTTCCAGGCAAGGGATGGTTGAACCGCCCCCTGGTGACCCTGAGCTTCGCCCTCAACTACGCCTTCGGGGGGGTGCGTCCTTTTGGCTTCCATCTGGTGAATTTGGCGGTTCACCTTCTGGCTTCTCTGACCCTCCTTGGGGTGGTGCGGCGTACCCTTCTCCTTCCCTGCTTCCAGGAGCGCTTCAAGGACCAGATTTCTGCCCTGGCTTTGGGCATTGCGGCTCTTTGGGCCCTCCACCCCCTGGTCACAGAGTCGGTTTCGTACATCACGCAGCGCTACGAATCCGTCGTCTCTCTTTTGATCCTGGCCACCTTCTATGCCTTCCTCCGGAGTCTGGAGTCCCGGAAGCTCCTTTGGCAGGTTCTGGCTGTACTGGCCTGTGCCCTGGCCCTTCAGAGCAAGGAGATTGCGGTCTCCCTTCCCTTGCTGGTGCTCTGCTTTGACCGGGCTTTTGTGGCGGGATCCTTCCGGGGGGCCATGCGGGAGAGGCGTTGGTTCTACCTGGGGCTGGTCCTCACATGGCTCCCCTTCCTCTATGTCCAGCTCCACGCAGCTCCCCGAACCTTCGCAGCTTCGGGCTACACCATGCCCTGGTGGAAATACGCCCTCAATCAGCCTAGGGTGGTCCTTCACTACCTCCGGATGGTGATCTGGCCCCACCCCCTGGTCTTCGACTACTTCTGGCAGCCCACTACCTCGTGGAAGCCCCTGGCTCCCGGAATCGTGGCCGCCTTGGTGCTTCTGGGCTTCACCATCTGGGCCTTCTTCAAGCGTCCCCGTCTGGCCTTCCTGCCCCTCCTCTTCCTGGCCATCCTCGCCCCGACTTCCAGCGTCATGCCCATCCTGGATCTGGCGGTGGAGCACCGGATGTACCTACCCCTGGTCCCGGCCCTGGTGGCTTTGGTGTTGGTCGTCCATGCCGGATTGAGGGTGGTCAGGGAACGCTGGGGTGCCCGCTTGGCCTGGATGAACTTCCTCGTGGCGGCCCTTTTTGCCGCCATCCTAGCCACCCTGGGTATCCTGACCTACCTGCGCAACGAGGACTACAAGGACCCTCTGGACCTCTGGTATAGCGTAATCCTGGCTTCGCCACACAACCCGCGAGGCCACAATAACTACGCGTACCAGCTCATAGAGAGAGGGCGTCTGCAGGAAGCCATCCAGGAATACGGCAAGGCCGTGCAGATTGCCCCGGGAACCCCGCTTTTTGAGTCAAACTATGGCCTCAGCCTGGGAAAAGCGGGCCGGTATCAGGAAGGGCTTGAGCACCTCAGGATTGCCGTGCAAAGGGATCCCGGGACCCCAGCCTACCTTGACAACCTTGGCGTAGTACTCCTCATGAAGGGGTCGGTCGCGAATGCCGAAATCTGCTTCCAGACGGCTTTGGGTATGGATTCCAAGGATGGGACTGCCCTGGCGGGCATGTCCTCCGTCATGCAGGCGAAGCGGGATCTCCCTCAAGCGAAGGTATACATACTGAGGGCCCTCGAAGCTGATCCCTACAACCCTGGGCTGTGGGAACAGAAAGCGTATATCCTCTCCGATCTGGGGGATCGAGAAGGGGCACGGGCGGCTTTCCGCCAGACCCTCCGGGCCATGTTCAGTGCAGAGAAAATCTGTAGCCTAGCCTGGGCGATCCACCAGCGTGGCTATGATTTAGAGGCCTTGGCGGCTCTGGATCAGGTGGATCGCATGGTCCCCGGTCATTTGAGGGCCCGGATGGAACGGGCTTGGATCTTGGCGGCCAGTGCTGATGCGGGTATTCGAAACGGGGCCGAAGCTGCTCGTCTCGCCCAAGGGGTATTGGAAGCCCAGCAAGGGGTCCGGACTCCTGAGATCCTGGACTTGGTGGCCGTGGCCTATGCCTCTGCTGGGCGCTTTGAGGAAGCAGTAGCCTTGGTTCAGGAGGGTCTCAGCAAGTCCAAGGACCAAAGGGAGAGCTGGGTTCCGATCCTTCAGGCGCATCTGGCGCTCTTCAGTGTGAACAAACCCGTCGTGGAAGCCCCCTATGTGTCTCCTGCGAAGCGGGGAGCTAAGTCATGA
- a CDS encoding type II secretion system protein — MKKQSGFTLIELLLVLAIIGIISAIAIPALLGQRERAKAKATQGNADAIAGECARVNDTMKENGTAVTATEVVGSVLALSNFTTPNTVNPYYAGSAPFIAAATGGVGQVALNGTNYTDPATGQSYSAVIITALYLKGGVSASTTKIVALD, encoded by the coding sequence ATGAAGAAGCAGTCCGGCTTCACCCTCATCGAGCTTCTGCTCGTCCTCGCCATCATCGGCATCATCTCCGCGATCGCCATCCCCGCCCTGCTGGGACAGCGTGAGCGCGCCAAGGCCAAGGCCACCCAGGGCAACGCCGACGCCATCGCCGGTGAGTGTGCTCGCGTCAACGACACCATGAAGGAGAACGGCACCGCTGTCACCGCCACCGAGGTGGTGGGCTCCGTGCTTGCCCTTTCCAACTTCACCACCCCCAATACGGTCAATCCCTACTATGCCGGCAGCGCCCCCTTCATCGCTGCTGCAACGGGTGGGGTGGGTCAGGTGGCCCTCAATGGCACTAACTATACTGACCCTGCCACCGGCCAGTCTTACTCCGCCGTGATCATCACTGCCTTGTACCTGAAGGGCGGTGTGTCCGCCTCCACCACCAAGATCGTGGCCCTCGACTGA
- a CDS encoding type II secretion system protein translates to MYGRRKEQKGFSLIELLLVVAILGIISAIAIPSYLGQRRRARVVGDAMANAKVMSLLLESRKAENGIYGTAATYSWPASGTADSSATSLLPTFTPKGNSTMDYTLEIGSSGLAYTLTVVDPSLATTAYQTDQAGSELQRLK, encoded by the coding sequence ATGTACGGTCGCAGGAAGGAACAGAAGGGCTTCTCCCTCATAGAGCTGCTGCTGGTCGTCGCCATCCTTGGCATCATCTCCGCCATCGCCATCCCTAGCTACCTGGGCCAGCGCCGTCGTGCCCGGGTGGTGGGCGATGCCATGGCCAACGCCAAGGTGATGTCTCTCCTCTTGGAGTCCCGCAAGGCTGAGAACGGGATCTACGGTACTGCGGCGACCTATAGTTGGCCTGCTTCGGGGACCGCGGATTCCTCGGCCACCTCCCTCCTGCCCACCTTCACCCCCAAGGGCAACTCCACCATGGACTACACCCTGGAGATCGGTTCCAGTGGCCTGGCCTACACCCTGACTGTGGTGGACCCCTCTCTCGCTACCACCGCTTACCAGACAGATCAGGCGGGCTCGGAGCTCCAGCGCCTGAAGTAG
- a CDS encoding deaminase, giving the protein MTYDPDRHALKDQVFMNMALELSRLGTCCRLKVGCILLRPDGGIASAGYNGALPGMPHCTPETCGPNQRCLHTSHAEENALGFCDGSVATAYVTHEPCLTCTRALIRRGVRRVIYCHPYTSMAEQEKVERDAILAHFHVAWTRI; this is encoded by the coding sequence GTGACCTACGATCCCGACCGCCACGCCCTCAAGGACCAGGTCTTCATGAACATGGCCCTGGAGCTGAGCCGCCTGGGGACCTGCTGCCGCCTCAAGGTGGGCTGCATCCTCCTGCGCCCCGATGGCGGCATCGCCTCCGCGGGCTACAACGGTGCCCTCCCCGGCATGCCCCACTGCACCCCCGAGACCTGCGGCCCCAATCAGCGCTGCCTCCATACCAGCCACGCCGAGGAGAACGCCCTGGGCTTCTGTGACGGCTCCGTGGCCACCGCCTACGTCACCCACGAGCCCTGCCTCACCTGCACCCGCGCCCTCATCCGCCGCGGCGTCCGCCGGGTGATCTACTGCCACCCCTACACCAGCATGGCCGAGCAGGAGAAAGTCGAGCGCGACGCCATCCTTGCCCACTTTCATGTGGCCTGGACCCGCATTTGA
- the lon gene encoding endopeptidase La: MAEELNPTQIFDEQPKIPEVLPVLPLRDVVVYPYVILPLSVSREKSIRAVDTALVENRMILLLSQKQTEMDDPKPEDLYQVGTAALIVRVLKLPDGRIRALVQGLQRVRVEYFTETENVFKARVEPLVEPESPNSSVEQDALMRSVKQTLEKAVALGKSLNQEVLVIAANLDAPGRLADLVASNLELKPPQLQEVLEIIDPLARLKRIHELIMREIELLEVQQKITMEARGEMDKSQREYYLRQQLKAIQQELGETNELAEEIQAFRDKLAKLTVPEDIMLEIDRNLKKLERMHPDSSETAVTRTYLEWMTEMPWGVISEDNKDLKKAKEILDEEHDGLEKIKDRLMEFLAVRKLRPDLKGTILCFVGPPGTGKTSLGKSVAKALGRKFARVSLGGVHDESEIRGHRRTYVGAMPGRIVQALHQVKTMNPVIVLDEVDKIGRDMRGDPSAALLEVLDPEQNNTFRDNYMNVNIDLSQVLFLTTANELDPIQPAFRDRMEIISLSSYTLEEKISIAEKHLIPRQLEKNGITREQVAFAKSGLRALIQGYTRESGLRQLEREVGSVCRKIARRVAEEKQEGKFTLTEANIQELMGPLKLLKDERLKAPRVGVVTGLAWTSTGGDVLFVEALKMPGKGGLILTGQLGDVMKESAQAALSYIRSRSEAFGIEAELFQKHDIHIHFPEGAIPKDGPSAGLAMATVLLSVLKGIPVKNTLAMTGEIDLRGEALAIGGLKEKSLAALRVGIKDIIIPFANQKDLEEISPEVRAKLSFHPVKHVEEVFEMALTQWECPDRPKKAAAKKPAKAPVKKTPAKA, encoded by the coding sequence TTGGCTGAAGAACTGAACCCCACCCAGATATTCGACGAACAGCCCAAAATCCCCGAGGTCCTGCCGGTCCTGCCCCTGCGGGACGTGGTGGTCTACCCCTATGTGATCCTGCCCCTCAGCGTCAGCCGCGAGAAGTCCATCCGCGCCGTGGACACCGCCCTGGTCGAGAACCGCATGATCCTGCTCCTATCCCAGAAGCAGACGGAGATGGACGACCCCAAGCCCGAAGACCTCTACCAGGTCGGCACCGCAGCCCTCATCGTCCGCGTGCTCAAGCTCCCCGATGGCCGCATCCGCGCCCTGGTCCAGGGCCTCCAGCGGGTCCGGGTCGAATACTTCACCGAGACCGAAAACGTCTTCAAGGCCCGGGTCGAGCCCCTGGTGGAGCCTGAGAGCCCCAACTCCAGCGTGGAGCAGGATGCCCTCATGCGCTCGGTCAAGCAGACCCTGGAGAAGGCCGTCGCCCTGGGCAAGAGCCTCAACCAGGAGGTCCTGGTCATCGCCGCCAACCTGGACGCCCCCGGGCGCCTGGCGGACCTGGTGGCCTCCAACCTGGAGCTCAAGCCCCCCCAGCTCCAGGAGGTCCTGGAGATCATCGATCCCCTGGCCCGCCTCAAGCGCATCCACGAGCTCATCATGCGGGAGATCGAGCTGCTGGAGGTCCAGCAGAAGATCACCATGGAGGCCCGGGGCGAGATGGACAAGAGCCAGCGGGAGTACTACCTCCGCCAGCAGCTCAAGGCCATCCAGCAGGAGCTGGGCGAGACCAACGAGCTGGCCGAGGAGATCCAGGCCTTCCGCGACAAGCTGGCCAAGCTCACCGTCCCCGAAGACATCATGCTGGAGATCGACCGCAACCTGAAGAAGCTGGAGCGCATGCACCCGGACTCCAGCGAGACGGCCGTCACCCGCACCTACCTGGAGTGGATGACCGAGATGCCCTGGGGGGTGATCTCCGAGGACAACAAGGACCTGAAGAAGGCCAAGGAGATCCTGGACGAGGAGCACGACGGCCTGGAGAAGATCAAGGACCGCCTCATGGAGTTCCTGGCGGTGCGCAAGCTCCGCCCCGATCTCAAGGGCACCATCCTCTGCTTTGTGGGGCCTCCGGGGACCGGCAAGACCTCGCTGGGCAAGAGCGTGGCCAAGGCCCTGGGCCGCAAGTTCGCCCGGGTCTCCCTGGGCGGCGTCCATGACGAGTCCGAGATCCGCGGCCACCGCCGCACCTATGTGGGTGCCATGCCCGGACGCATCGTCCAGGCCCTGCACCAGGTCAAGACCATGAACCCGGTCATCGTCCTGGACGAAGTGGACAAGATCGGCCGGGACATGCGGGGCGACCCGAGCGCTGCCCTGCTGGAGGTGCTGGATCCCGAGCAGAACAACACCTTCCGTGACAACTACATGAACGTGAACATCGACCTGAGCCAGGTGCTCTTCCTGACCACGGCCAACGAGCTGGACCCCATCCAGCCCGCCTTCCGGGACCGCATGGAGATCATCAGCCTCTCCAGCTACACCCTGGAGGAGAAGATCAGCATCGCCGAGAAGCACCTGATCCCCCGCCAGCTCGAAAAGAATGGCATCACCCGGGAGCAGGTGGCCTTCGCCAAGTCGGGGCTCCGGGCCCTGATCCAGGGCTACACCCGGGAGTCCGGCCTGCGCCAGCTGGAGCGGGAGGTCGGCAGCGTCTGCCGGAAGATCGCCCGGCGGGTGGCGGAGGAGAAGCAGGAAGGGAAGTTCACCCTCACCGAGGCGAACATCCAGGAGCTCATGGGTCCCCTCAAGCTCCTCAAGGACGAGCGGCTCAAGGCCCCCCGGGTGGGGGTGGTGACGGGTCTGGCCTGGACCTCCACCGGCGGCGATGTGCTCTTCGTGGAGGCCCTCAAGATGCCCGGCAAGGGCGGGCTGATTCTCACGGGCCAGCTGGGGGATGTGATGAAGGAGAGCGCCCAGGCGGCGCTGAGCTACATCCGCAGCCGCAGCGAGGCCTTCGGCATCGAGGCAGAGCTCTTCCAGAAGCACGATATCCACATCCACTTCCCCGAGGGGGCCATCCCCAAGGACGGGCCCTCGGCGGGTCTGGCCATGGCCACGGTCCTGCTCTCGGTCCTGAAGGGCATCCCGGTGAAGAACACCCTGGCCATGACGGGTGAGATCGACCTGCGGGGCGAGGCCCTGGCCATCGGCGGGCTGAAGGAGAAGTCCCTGGCGGCCCTGCGGGTGGGGATCAAGGACATCATCATCCCCTTCGCCAACCAGAAGGACCTGGAGGAGATCTCCCCCGAGGTCCGGGCCAAGCTCAGCTTCCACCCCGTCAAGCACGTGGAGGAGGTCTTCGAGATGGCCCTGACCCAGTGGGAGTGCCCCGACAGGCCGAAGAAGGCCGCCGCGAAGAAGCCTGCCAAAGCCCCGGTGAAGAAGACCCCCGCCAAGGCCTGA
- a CDS encoding ATP-binding protein has protein sequence MSDTTGTAPPGTAGDGMEAEVALSSFSGEFLDPQREQAFFADAWPRIRRQVRLVLGVAGLAYVACIYLNYAILGPGLPLALMAALRLGCGALMLGTYLSARRPGAAFRWLLFSAFLLIGVTELAEILLQAQGPAAAGGLPFILLIILMAYIMLPNRVWMTVLANGIIAVPFLGHQIPQSGWTGQPTLLLSLSLLVANGAGYAFQVSWNRLVRRDFVLRQELQREVAERKTAEAEARRANAAKSRFLAIMSHEIRTPLNGVLGGIQLLESRVLDRSLAQPLEIVGYSGRQLAQLLDDILDLARVEAGYFELVQEPFSLREVLATVHGVLYPQARTKGIALRLEVPAELPPHLLGDPLRLRQILINLVGNAIKFTESGEVVLGLSLAREAQGSLCCAFSVRDTGPGIAESSLVRIFRPFEQEDDSIQRQHGGTGLGLAISRDLVAAMGGELQVESILGQGSTFHFALSLREAVLEAPRSLPERLRTPLQVLVVDDVQANRIVTAGLLESLGQLPTVAGGGQQALELLATRPFDLVLLDLHMPGMDGLEVFRRIRTLSTPWAATIPVHLLTADTELSQRTACLEAGVDGVLPKPLWRSQLAAVLAGLQPEGEVEEPQRLLDEGYLAELIGSLPPGGWRAGLPACRESALECLTGLEGDTDTVAFALHRLAGLAAWYGMPQLRQAAREAEEGLDRGEAPDREELHSLVECSLEALEGFPSLREG, from the coding sequence ATGTCGGACACCACGGGAACAGCCCCTCCGGGGACGGCTGGTGATGGGATGGAGGCCGAGGTGGCTCTCTCGTCCTTCAGCGGCGAGTTCCTGGACCCCCAGCGCGAACAGGCCTTCTTCGCGGACGCCTGGCCCCGGATCCGGCGCCAGGTGCGCCTGGTCCTGGGGGTGGCCGGGCTCGCCTATGTGGCCTGCATCTACCTGAACTACGCCATCCTGGGGCCGGGCCTTCCCCTGGCCCTCATGGCGGCCCTCCGCCTGGGTTGCGGTGCCTTGATGCTGGGGACCTACCTGAGTGCACGGCGACCCGGGGCGGCCTTCCGCTGGCTGCTCTTCAGTGCCTTCCTGCTCATCGGGGTGACCGAGTTGGCGGAGATCCTCCTCCAGGCCCAGGGGCCTGCGGCGGCGGGGGGCCTGCCCTTCATCCTGCTGATCATCCTCATGGCCTACATCATGCTCCCCAATCGGGTGTGGATGACCGTCCTGGCCAATGGCATCATCGCCGTCCCCTTCCTGGGTCATCAGATCCCCCAGAGCGGGTGGACGGGTCAGCCGACCCTGCTGCTGTCCCTCTCCCTCCTGGTGGCCAACGGCGCGGGCTATGCCTTCCAGGTCTCCTGGAACCGCCTGGTCCGGCGGGACTTCGTCCTGCGCCAGGAACTCCAGCGCGAGGTGGCCGAGCGCAAGACCGCCGAGGCCGAGGCCCGGCGGGCCAACGCTGCCAAGAGCCGCTTCCTGGCCATCATGAGCCACGAAATCCGCACCCCCCTCAATGGGGTCCTGGGGGGCATCCAGCTTCTGGAATCCCGGGTGCTGGACCGATCCCTGGCCCAGCCCCTGGAGATCGTGGGGTACAGCGGGCGCCAGCTGGCCCAGCTCCTGGATGACATCCTGGACCTGGCGCGGGTCGAGGCCGGCTACTTCGAGCTGGTCCAGGAGCCCTTCTCCCTCCGGGAGGTGCTGGCCACGGTCCACGGGGTGCTCTATCCCCAGGCCCGGACCAAGGGCATCGCCCTCAGGCTGGAGGTCCCCGCCGAGCTGCCGCCTCATCTGCTGGGGGATCCCCTGCGTCTGCGGCAGATCCTGATCAATCTGGTGGGCAATGCCATCAAGTTCACCGAGTCCGGCGAAGTGGTCCTGGGCTTGAGCCTGGCCCGGGAGGCGCAGGGAAGCCTCTGCTGCGCCTTCAGCGTCCGGGACACCGGCCCGGGTATCGCCGAGAGCTCCCTCGTGCGGATCTTCCGCCCCTTTGAACAGGAGGACGACTCCATCCAGCGCCAGCACGGCGGTACTGGCCTGGGGCTCGCCATCAGCCGGGATCTGGTGGCGGCCATGGGGGGAGAACTCCAGGTGGAGAGCATCCTGGGGCAGGGCAGCACCTTCCACTTCGCCCTGAGCCTCAGGGAGGCCGTGCTGGAGGCGCCCCGCTCCCTGCCCGAGCGCCTGCGGACCCCGCTGCAGGTCCTGGTGGTGGACGATGTGCAGGCCAACCGCATCGTCACCGCAGGGCTCCTGGAGAGCCTGGGACAGCTCCCCACCGTGGCTGGAGGGGGGCAGCAGGCCCTGGAGCTTCTGGCCACCCGGCCCTTCGATCTGGTGCTTCTGGACCTGCACATGCCCGGCATGGACGGGCTGGAGGTCTTCCGCCGCATCCGGACCCTCTCGACGCCCTGGGCTGCCACGATCCCGGTCCACCTCCTGACGGCGGACACCGAGCTCAGCCAGCGCACGGCCTGCCTGGAGGCCGGGGTGGACGGGGTGCTCCCCAAGCCCCTCTGGCGCTCCCAGCTGGCCGCGGTTCTGGCGGGGCTCCAGCCGGAAGGGGAGGTGGAAGAGCCGCAGCGCCTGCTGGACGAGGGCTACCTGGCGGAGCTGATCGGGAGCCTGCCCCCAGGGGGCTGGCGGGCGGGGCTCCCGGCCTGCCGGGAGTCGGCCCTGGAGTGCCTGACCGGGTTGGAGGGGGATACGGACACCGTGGCCTTTGCGCTGCACCGTCTGGCAGGGCTGGCGGCCTGGTACGGGATGCCTCAGCTCCGGCAGGCCGCCCGGGAGGCCGAGGAGGGCCTGGATCGGGGCGAGGCCCCGGATCGGGAGGAACTCCACTCCCTGGTGGAGTGCTCCCTGGAGGCCCTGGAGGGCTTCCCATCCCTCCGTGAAGGTTGA